In one Pseudomonas sp. SCA2728.1_7 genomic region, the following are encoded:
- the ccoN gene encoding cytochrome-c oxidase, cbb3-type subunit I has translation MSTATIGQAYNYKVVRQFVIATIFWGVVGMAMGVFIASQLVWPEMNLDLPWTTFGRLRPLHTSLVIFGFAGSAQFAASYYAVQRTCQVRLYSDKLAAFTFWGWQSVIVIMLITLPMGYTTTKEYAEIEFSGAVWMAVVWVAYAVVFFTTVVQRKTKHIYVGNWFFGAFILVIAMLHVVNHLSIPVDWFKSYPVYSGATDAMVQWWYGHNAVGFFLTTGFLGMMYYFVPKQVNRPVYSYRLSIVHFWALITLYIWAGPHHLHYTALPDWAQSLGMAMSLILLAPSWGGMINGMMTLSGAWHKLRTDPILRFLVLSLAFYGMSTFEGPMMAIKTVNALSHYTDWTIGHVHAGALGWVAMITFGATYHMVPKVFGREQMYSTPLINLHFWLATIGTVLYIASMWVNGITQGLMWRAINEDGTLTYSFVEALQASHPGFIVRFAGGVFFLTGMLLMAYNVWRTVRVADVALAHREAQIA, from the coding sequence ATGAGCACAGCAACAATCGGACAGGCTTACAACTACAAGGTCGTCCGCCAATTCGTCATTGCAACGATCTTTTGGGGTGTGGTGGGCATGGCGATGGGGGTTTTTATCGCCTCGCAACTGGTGTGGCCAGAGATGAACCTGGACCTGCCATGGACCACCTTCGGCCGACTGCGACCGCTGCACACCAGCCTGGTGATTTTCGGATTCGCCGGCAGCGCGCAATTCGCCGCCAGTTACTACGCGGTGCAGCGCACCTGCCAGGTGCGGCTGTATTCAGACAAACTCGCCGCGTTCACCTTCTGGGGCTGGCAATCGGTGATCGTGATCATGCTGATCACCCTGCCAATGGGCTACACCACCACCAAGGAATACGCCGAGATCGAATTCTCCGGCGCGGTGTGGATGGCCGTGGTCTGGGTCGCCTACGCCGTGGTGTTTTTCACTACCGTGGTGCAGCGCAAGACCAAACACATCTACGTCGGCAACTGGTTTTTCGGCGCGTTCATTCTGGTGATCGCCATGCTCCATGTGGTCAACCACCTGTCGATTCCGGTGGACTGGTTCAAGTCCTATCCGGTGTATTCCGGCGCCACCGACGCCATGGTGCAGTGGTGGTATGGGCACAACGCGGTGGGTTTCTTCCTGACCACCGGGTTCCTCGGGATGATGTATTACTTCGTGCCGAAACAGGTCAATCGGCCGGTGTATTCGTATCGTTTGTCGATCGTGCACTTCTGGGCGCTGATCACCCTGTACATCTGGGCCGGCCCGCACCATTTGCACTACACCGCGCTGCCGGACTGGGCGCAGTCGCTGGGCATGGCCATGTCACTGATCCTGCTCGCGCCGAGCTGGGGCGGGATGATCAACGGCATGATGACCTTGTCCGGTGCCTGGCATAAGTTGCGCACCGACCCGATTTTGCGCTTCCTGGTGCTGTCGCTGGCGTTCTACGGTATGTCGACGTTTGAAGGACCGATGATGGCGATCAAAACCGTTAACGCCCTCTCCCACTACACCGACTGGACCATCGGCCACGTCCACGCCGGCGCCTTGGGCTGGGTGGCGATGATCACCTTCGGCGCGACCTATCACATGGTGCCGAAAGTGTTTGGCCGCGAGCAGATGTACAGCACGCCGCTGATCAACCTGCACTTCTGGTTGGCGACCATCGGCACGGTGTTGTACATCGCCTCCATGTGGGTCAACGGCATCACCCAAGGCCTGATGTGGCGGGCGATCAACGAGGACGGCACGCTGACCTATTCGTTTGTCGAAGCGCTGCAGGCCAGTCATCCGGGGTTCATCGTGCGCTTTGCCGGCGGGGTGTTCTTCCTCACCGGGATGTTGCTGATGGCTTATAACGTGTGGCGTACGGTGCGGGTTGCCGACGTGGCATTGGCCCACCGTGAAGCGCAGATCGCCTGA
- a CDS encoding nitrite/sulfite reductase, giving the protein MYQYDDYDRALVFERVAQFRDQVERFMAGELSEEEFLPLRLQNGLYMQKHAYMLRVAIPYGTLNAKQMRTLASIASDYDRGYGHFTTRQNMQFNWIELSDVPDILERLAQVNMHAIQTSGNCVRNITTEAFAGVAADELIDPRPLAEILRQWSTINPEFLFLPRKFKIAICSAKQDRAAIMMHDIGLYLYPGRDGQMLLRVIVGGGLGRTPILGLQIREGLPWQHLLSYVEAVLRVYNRHGRRDNKYKARIKILVKALGIEAFAKEVEEEWQHLKDGPAQLTEAEYQRVASAFVPPVYHTLADTDLDFGTRLAESPAFARWVARNVQPHKVPGYTSVVLSTKPGMASPPGDVTAVQMLAVADWSQRFGFGEIRIAHEQNIVLPDVAKTDLYALWQLACKHDLGSANVGLLTDIIACPGGDFCALANAKSIPIAQAIQARFDNLDYLHDLGDISLNISGCMNACGHHHIGNIGILGVDKNGSEWYQITLGGAQGKNSALGKVIGPSFSAAEVPQVIERIIGTFVRYREHEELFVDTVARIGLEPFKERVYPKTLEATV; this is encoded by the coding sequence ATGTATCAATACGATGATTACGACCGGGCGCTGGTGTTCGAGCGCGTTGCGCAGTTTCGCGATCAGGTCGAGCGCTTCATGGCCGGGGAACTGAGCGAAGAGGAGTTTTTGCCGCTGCGCCTGCAAAACGGCCTGTACATGCAAAAGCACGCCTACATGCTGCGCGTGGCGATTCCCTACGGCACGTTGAACGCCAAGCAGATGCGCACGCTGGCGAGCATCGCCAGCGACTATGATCGCGGTTACGGCCACTTCACCACGCGGCAGAACATGCAGTTCAACTGGATCGAACTGAGCGACGTGCCGGATATTCTCGAACGTCTGGCGCAGGTCAACATGCATGCGATCCAGACCTCCGGCAACTGTGTGCGCAACATCACCACCGAGGCGTTCGCCGGGGTCGCGGCGGACGAGTTGATCGACCCGCGTCCACTGGCCGAGATTCTGCGGCAGTGGTCGACGATCAATCCGGAATTCCTCTTTCTGCCGCGCAAATTCAAGATTGCCATTTGCTCGGCGAAGCAGGATCGCGCGGCGATCATGATGCACGACATCGGCCTGTATCTTTACCCCGGTCGCGACGGGCAGATGTTGCTGCGAGTGATCGTCGGCGGAGGTCTGGGGCGCACGCCGATTCTCGGTTTGCAGATTCGTGAAGGCTTGCCCTGGCAGCATTTGCTGTCCTACGTCGAAGCGGTTTTGCGCGTGTACAACCGCCACGGTCGGCGCGACAACAAGTACAAGGCGCGGATCAAGATTCTGGTCAAGGCGTTGGGCATCGAGGCGTTTGCCAAGGAAGTCGAGGAGGAGTGGCAACACCTCAAGGACGGCCCGGCGCAGTTGACCGAGGCCGAATATCAGAGGGTCGCCAGCGCGTTCGTGCCGCCGGTTTATCACACCCTGGCCGACACCGATCTGGACTTCGGCACGCGCCTGGCGGAAAGCCCGGCGTTTGCCCGTTGGGTCGCGCGCAACGTGCAACCGCACAAGGTGCCGGGTTACACCAGTGTGGTGCTGTCGACCAAACCGGGTATGGCTTCGCCACCGGGGGATGTCACCGCTGTGCAGATGCTGGCGGTGGCCGACTGGTCGCAGCGTTTCGGTTTTGGCGAGATTCGTATCGCCCATGAGCAGAACATCGTCCTGCCCGACGTGGCGAAAACCGACCTCTACGCGCTGTGGCAACTGGCGTGCAAACACGATCTGGGCAGTGCCAACGTCGGCCTGCTCACCGACATCATTGCCTGCCCCGGCGGCGATTTCTGTGCGTTGGCCAACGCCAAATCGATCCCGATCGCCCAGGCGATTCAGGCGCGTTTCGATAATCTCGATTACCTGCACGATCTGGGCGATATCAGCCTGAACATCTCCGGCTGCATGAACGCCTGCGGCCACCACCACATCGGCAATATCGGCATCCTCGGCGTCGATAAGAACGGCAGCGAGTGGTATCAGATCACCCTCGGTGGCGCCCAAGGTAAAAACAGCGCGTTGGGCAAAGTCATCGGCCCGTCGTTCAGCGCCGCTGAGGTGCCGCAGGTGATCGAGCGGATCATCGGCACCTTCGTGCGCTATCGCGAGCACGAGGAATTGTTTGTCGATACCGTGGCGCGGATCGGACTGGAGCCGTTCAAGGAGCGGGTCTATCCGAAGACGCTGGAGGCCACGGTATGA
- a CDS encoding DUF934 domain-containing protein, producing MNNLLRLEQGVARIVTDDPWTLVREPSTPRPDGLLMLPLTHWLESPSTHAVWLGPDDEVESLVPWLASLPLIALDFPSFRDGRAYSQAYLLRSRFGWAGELRAIGDVLRDQLSHMRQCGFDSFAVREDKSAEDALKGLAGMSVLYGRSVIEPRPLFRRR from the coding sequence ATGAATAATTTGTTGCGGCTGGAGCAGGGTGTCGCGCGGATTGTGACGGACGATCCGTGGACGCTGGTGCGCGAGCCATCGACGCCAAGGCCTGATGGTTTGTTGATGCTGCCGCTGACGCATTGGCTGGAATCGCCGTCGACTCACGCGGTGTGGCTCGGCCCGGATGATGAGGTTGAAAGTCTGGTGCCGTGGTTGGCCTCGTTGCCACTGATCGCGCTGGACTTCCCGAGTTTTCGTGATGGCCGCGCTTACAGCCAGGCGTATCTGCTGCGTAGCCGTTTCGGCTGGGCAGGGGAGTTGCGCGCGATTGGCGATGTATTGCGCGATCAGCTCAGCCACATGCGCCAGTGCGGGTTCGACAGTTTCGCGGTGCGCGAGGACAAGTCTGCCGAGGATGCGCTGAAGGGGTTGGCCGGCATGAGCGTGTTGTATGGGCGTTCGGTGATCGAGCCACGTCCGCTGTTCCGTCGGCGCTGA
- a CDS encoding DUF3313 domain-containing protein, producing MKLAVMMGTLCFATLAVVGCSSKTVDPKEYSGFLKDYSQLKEAKSPSGAEVMRWIDPKVDVRKFTSVYIEPTQLYPKPQPTAKISQQTLNGITSYYDQALKREIGKDLPLATGPGPGVIVVRAAITAVSSSTEGLHAYEVIPIALVAAAVSTASGIRDQETTLATEAVFLDGANNKVVAQVVRKGTGKPLENDSQAMSTNDVKPVIDGWASDLRQSYLKLKKAK from the coding sequence ATGAAGCTAGCAGTGATGATGGGCACACTGTGTTTTGCCACCCTCGCAGTGGTAGGTTGTTCCAGCAAAACCGTCGACCCGAAAGAGTACTCCGGCTTCCTCAAGGACTACAGCCAGCTCAAGGAGGCCAAATCGCCGTCCGGTGCCGAGGTCATGCGCTGGATCGATCCGAAGGTCGACGTCAGGAAATTCACCAGCGTTTATATCGAGCCAACCCAGCTCTACCCGAAACCGCAACCGACCGCGAAGATCTCCCAGCAAACCCTCAATGGCATCACTTCCTACTACGATCAGGCGCTCAAGCGTGAAATCGGCAAAGACTTGCCGTTGGCGACCGGCCCAGGCCCTGGCGTGATTGTGGTGCGTGCGGCAATCACCGCCGTGAGCAGCTCCACCGAAGGACTGCACGCTTACGAGGTGATTCCGATTGCGTTGGTTGCCGCTGCGGTCAGCACCGCCAGCGGTATTCGCGATCAGGAAACTACGTTGGCCACCGAAGCGGTGTTCCTCGATGGCGCGAATAACAAGGTCGTCGCGCAAGTGGTGCGCAAAGGCACCGGCAAGCCACTGGAAAATGATTCGCAGGCAATGAGCACTAACGACGTCAAACCCGTCATTGATGGCTGGGCCTCAGACCTGCGTCAGTCGTATCTGAAGCTCAAGAAAGCCAAGTAA